One Candidatus Rokuibacteriota bacterium genomic window, GCCACCTTGTCGGGTATCGGCATGTCATACAACCCGTCTCAGGTGAGAGTCCTCGAGGATACGGGTCGCGGCTTGGGGATCACGATCCTGCCGGTCGAGTTCCGGGGGGCCGGCGATGTCGGAGATGCCTTCGCCAAAATCGGCCGTGCGCGGGTAGGTGGGCTCATCGTTTTTGGCGGCCCCCTCGTCCTCGAGCAGATGGCCAGAATCGCCAGCCTGGCGGTGAAGAGCCGACTCCCAGCCATCTTCAATGGCCGACAATACGCCCGCGATGGGGGCCTCATGTCGTACGGTGCGGACATTGCTGATCAGTGGCGGCGTGCCGCAGGGTACGTTGACCGCATCCTGAAGGGCGCCAAGCCCGCCGACCTGCCCGTCGAGCAGCCCACCAAGTTCGAGTTGGTCATCAACCTCAAGACCGCGAAGGCGCTCGGGCTCACGATCCCGCAGTCGCTGCTGCTGCGCGCCGACGAGGTGATCCAATGAGGCGCCCCCCTCACCCTGCCCTCTCCCCAGAGGGGAGAGGGATGCGGAGCCCGGAGGAAAGAGGCTAAGTCTGATGTTCACCGAAGAACACGGGATGCTGCGGAAGAGCGTGCGGGCCTTCGTGGAGAAGGAGGTCGCGCCGCACGTGGACGAGTGGGAGGAGGCGGGGCAGATCCCCAAGTCATTCTGGCGGCGGCTGGGGGAGCTGGGGTTCCTTGGGTTGGAGTTCCCGGTGGAGTACGGCGGGGCGGGCGGCGATTTCCTGTCGAGCGTGGTGCTGGGCGAGGAGATGGCGCGCTGCCGCTCGGGCGGCGTGGCCTTCAGCGTGCTGGTGCACACGGACATGTCCTCGCCCTGGCTCACACGCTACGGGACGGAAGAGCAGAAGCGGAAGTATCTCCCTGGCATCATCAATGGGGACACCGTGTGCGCGCTGGGCATCACCGAGCCTGGCACGGGCTCTGACATGGCAGCGCTCGCCACGCGTGCGGTGCGCAAGGGCGACCACTACCTCCTCACAGGCAGCAAGATCTTCATCACCAACGGCGTCTACGGCGACCTCTACTTCGTTGCGGCGCGGACGGCGCAGGGCACGCCCGAGCGGCGCCACGACGGCATCTCCATGTTCCTCGTCGAGCGCGGGCTGCCAGGCTTCACGGTCAGCCGCAAGCTCGACAAGATGGGCATGCGCGCCTCGGACACCGCAGAGCTGGCCTTCCACGAGTGCCCGGTGCCGGCGGAGAACCTGCTGGGCGTCGAGGGGCGCGGCTTCCAGCAGCTGGCGGCGGGGCTCCAGCGCGAGC contains:
- a CDS encoding acyl-CoA dehydrogenase family protein, coding for MFTEEHGMLRKSVRAFVEKEVAPHVDEWEEAGQIPKSFWRRLGELGFLGLEFPVEYGGAGGDFLSSVVLGEEMARCRSGGVAFSVLVHTDMSSPWLTRYGTEEQKRKYLPGIINGDTVCALGITEPGTGSDMAALATRAVRKGDHYLLTGSKIFITNGVYGDLYFVAARTAQGTPERRHDGISMFLVERGLPGFTVSRKLDKMGMRASDTAELAFHECPVPAENLLGVEGRGFQQLAAGLQRERIMAAVLALSGAAQALEDTMVYLRERQAFGEPLSRKQALRHKVAEMGTDIEAARHLVYRAVACYKAGEDCITEVSMAKLFATEVANRVAYQAVQMHGGYGYMREFPVERFFRDVRLWTIASGTSEIMKEIIAKRLLT